A single window of Bos javanicus breed banteng chromosome 19, ARS-OSU_banteng_1.0, whole genome shotgun sequence DNA harbors:
- the ABR gene encoding active breakpoint cluster region-related protein isoform X5, with product MTDVLPQPDCSLKAVCEPLERCCLDPLEEPGSKRPPNTGARLWGRVRSKLLRQKLDPQTVETKNWHTDVIEMNGIKVEFSMKFTSRDMSLKRTPSKKQSGVFGVKISVVTKRERSKVPYIVRQCVEEVEKRGIEEVGIYRISGVATDIQALKAVFDANNKDILLMLSDMDINAIAGTLKLYFRELPEPLLTDRLYPAFMEGIALSDPAAKENCMMHLLRSLPDPNLITFLFLLEHLKRVAEKEPVNKMSLHNLATVFGPTLLRPSEVESKAHLTSAADIWSHDVMAQVQVLLYYLQHPPISFAELKRNTLYFSTDV from the exons ATGACCGACGTCCTGCCCCAGCCCGACTGCAGCCTGAAGGCAGTGTGCGAGCCCCTGGAGCGCTGCTGCCTGGATCCGCTGGAGGAGCCGGGGAGCAAGCGGCCCCCCAACACCGGCGCGCGGCTCTGGGGCCGTGTGCGCAGCAAGCTCCTCCGCCAAAAG cTGGATCCACAAACTGTAGAAACCAAGAACTGGCACACCGATGTGATTGAGATGAATGGG ATCAAAGTGGAATTCTCCATGAAATTCACTAGCCGAGACATGAGCCTGAAGAGGACCCCCTCCAAAAAGCAGAGCGGTGTCTTCGGTGTGAAGATCAGCGTGGTGACCAA gcggGAGCGCTCCAAGGTGCCCTACATCGTACGGCAGTGTGTGGAGGAGGTGGAGAAGCGGGGCATCGAGGAAGTTGGCATCTACCGGATATCAGGGGTGGCCACAGACATCCAGGCGCTGAAGGCCGTCTTTGATGCCA ATAACAAGGACATCCTGCTGATGCTGAGCGACATGGACATCAACGCCATTGCCGGCACCCTCAAGCTCTACTTCCGGGAGCTGCCTGAGCCCCTCCTCACGGACCGACTGTATCCCGCCTTCATGGAGGGCATCG CCCTGTCAGATCCTGCTGCCAAGGAGAACTGCATGATGCATCTGCTCCGCTCCCTGCCCGACCCCAACCTCATCACCTTCCTATTCCTGCTGGAACACTTGAAAAG GGTTGCTGAGAAGGAGCCCGTCAACAAAATGTCCCTTCACAACCTGGCTACCGTGTTTGGCCCCACGTTACTGAGACCCTCGGAAGTGGAGAGCAAAGCACACCTCACATCGGCTGCCGACATCTGGTCTCACGATGTCATGGCGCAG GTCCAGGTCCTCCTCTACTACCTGCAGCATCCTCCCATCTCCTTCGCAGAACTGAAGCGGAACACACTGTACTTCTCCACCGACGTGTAG
- the TIMM22 gene encoding mitochondrial import inner membrane translocase subunit Tim22 isoform X1 has product MAATAPKAGGSAPEAAASAEAPLQYSLLLQYLVGDKRQPRLLEPGSLGGIPSPAKSEEQKMIERAMESCAFKAALACVGGFVLGGAFGVFTAGIDTNVGFDPKDPYRTPTAREVLKDMGQRGMSYAKNFAIVGAMFSCTECLVESYRGKSDWKNSVISGCITGGAIGFRAGLKAGVIGCGGFAAFSAAIDYYLR; this is encoded by the exons ATGGCAGCGACCGCCCCCAAGGCTGGGGGCTCCGCACCTGAGGCGGCGGCTTCCGCCGAAGCTCCGCTGCAGTACAGCCTTCTTCTGCAGTACTTGGTGGGCGACAAGCGTCAGCCCCGGctcctggagcctgggagcctgggCGGGATCCCGAGTCCAGCCAAGAGTGAGGAGCAGAAGATGATCGAGAGGGCGATGGAAAGCTGTGCCTTCAAGGCTGCATTGGCCTGCGTGGGAG GATTTGTCTTGGGAGGTGCATTTGGGGTGTTCACCGCTGGCATCGATACCAACGTGGGCTTTGACCCTAAGGATCCTTACCGCACGCCGACGGCCAGAGAAGTTCTTAAAGACATGGGCCAGAGAGGAATGTCCTATGCCAAAAATTTTGCCATTGTGGGCGCCATGTTTTCTTGCactgaatgtttggtagaatct TACCGGGGAAAATCAGATTGGAAGAACAGTGTCATTAGTGGCTGCATCACTGGAGGAGCCATTGGTTTCAGAG CTGGCTTGAAGGCTGGGGTCATCGGCTGTGGAGGTTTTGCTGCTTTCTCTGCTGCGATTGACTATTACCTACGGTGA
- the TIMM22 gene encoding mitochondrial import inner membrane translocase subunit Tim22 isoform X2 — protein sequence MAATAPKAGGSAPEAAASAEAPLQYSLLLQYLVGDKRQPRLLEPGSLGGIPSPAKSEEQKMIERAMESCAFKAALACVGGFVLGGAFGVFTAGIDTNVGFDPKDPYRTPTAREVLKDMGQRGMSYAKNFAIVGAMFSCTECLVESYRGKSDWKNSVISGCITGGAIGFRGLVLLTTFLPVRSCFHETRNRSSLE from the exons ATGGCAGCGACCGCCCCCAAGGCTGGGGGCTCCGCACCTGAGGCGGCGGCTTCCGCCGAAGCTCCGCTGCAGTACAGCCTTCTTCTGCAGTACTTGGTGGGCGACAAGCGTCAGCCCCGGctcctggagcctgggagcctgggCGGGATCCCGAGTCCAGCCAAGAGTGAGGAGCAGAAGATGATCGAGAGGGCGATGGAAAGCTGTGCCTTCAAGGCTGCATTGGCCTGCGTGGGAG GATTTGTCTTGGGAGGTGCATTTGGGGTGTTCACCGCTGGCATCGATACCAACGTGGGCTTTGACCCTAAGGATCCTTACCGCACGCCGACGGCCAGAGAAGTTCTTAAAGACATGGGCCAGAGAGGAATGTCCTATGCCAAAAATTTTGCCATTGTGGGCGCCATGTTTTCTTGCactgaatgtttggtagaatct TACCGGGGAAAATCAGATTGGAAGAACAGTGTCATTAGTGGCTGCATCACTGGAGGAGCCATTGGTTTCAGAG GGCTGGTTCTGTTAACCACTTTCCTGCCTGTGAGGAGCTGTTTTCACGAGACTAGAAATCGCAGTTCTTTGGAATGA
- the TIMM22 gene encoding mitochondrial import inner membrane translocase subunit Tim22 isoform X4 produces MAATAPKAGGSAPEAAASAEAPLQYSLLLQYLVGDKRQPRLLEPGSLGGIPSPAKSEEQKMIERAMESCAFKAALACVGGFVLGGAFGVFTAGIDTNVGFDPKDPYRTPTAREVLKDMGQRGMSYAKNFAIVGAMFSCTECLVESYRGKSDWKNSVISGCITGGAIGFRG; encoded by the exons ATGGCAGCGACCGCCCCCAAGGCTGGGGGCTCCGCACCTGAGGCGGCGGCTTCCGCCGAAGCTCCGCTGCAGTACAGCCTTCTTCTGCAGTACTTGGTGGGCGACAAGCGTCAGCCCCGGctcctggagcctgggagcctgggCGGGATCCCGAGTCCAGCCAAGAGTGAGGAGCAGAAGATGATCGAGAGGGCGATGGAAAGCTGTGCCTTCAAGGCTGCATTGGCCTGCGTGGGAG GATTTGTCTTGGGAGGTGCATTTGGGGTGTTCACCGCTGGCATCGATACCAACGTGGGCTTTGACCCTAAGGATCCTTACCGCACGCCGACGGCCAGAGAAGTTCTTAAAGACATGGGCCAGAGAGGAATGTCCTATGCCAAAAATTTTGCCATTGTGGGCGCCATGTTTTCTTGCactgaatgtttggtagaatct TACCGGGGAAAATCAGATTGGAAGAACAGTGTCATTAGTGGCTGCATCACTGGAGGAGCCATTGGTTTCAGAG GATAG
- the TIMM22 gene encoding mitochondrial import inner membrane translocase subunit Tim22 isoform X3: MAATAPKAGGSAPEAAASAEAPLQYSLLLQYLVGDKRQPRLLEPGSLGGIPSPAKSEEQKMIERAMESCAFKAALACVGGFVLGGAFGVFTAGIDTNVGFDPKDPYRTPTAREVLKDMGQRGMSYAKNFAIVGAMFSCTECLVESYRGKSDWKNSVISGCITGGAIGFRVLGSSPVSQLYT, encoded by the exons ATGGCAGCGACCGCCCCCAAGGCTGGGGGCTCCGCACCTGAGGCGGCGGCTTCCGCCGAAGCTCCGCTGCAGTACAGCCTTCTTCTGCAGTACTTGGTGGGCGACAAGCGTCAGCCCCGGctcctggagcctgggagcctgggCGGGATCCCGAGTCCAGCCAAGAGTGAGGAGCAGAAGATGATCGAGAGGGCGATGGAAAGCTGTGCCTTCAAGGCTGCATTGGCCTGCGTGGGAG GATTTGTCTTGGGAGGTGCATTTGGGGTGTTCACCGCTGGCATCGATACCAACGTGGGCTTTGACCCTAAGGATCCTTACCGCACGCCGACGGCCAGAGAAGTTCTTAAAGACATGGGCCAGAGAGGAATGTCCTATGCCAAAAATTTTGCCATTGTGGGCGCCATGTTTTCTTGCactgaatgtttggtagaatct TACCGGGGAAAATCAGATTGGAAGAACAGTGTCATTAGTGGCTGCATCACTGGAGGAGCCATTGGTTTCAGAG tattagggtcttctccagtgagtcaactctacacatga